One Tautonia rosea genomic window carries:
- a CDS encoding DUF1501 domain-containing protein, translated as MIHLPQRSGRLAASGLSVPSRRTFLSGFASLAVGAMLHRDGVARDGAWAPPDGKPHFPPKARSVIWLFMNGGVSHMESFDPKPMLTRYGGKTIAETPFADAQDPEKLALERLVVPDGNGNQRNTLYPLQIGFRKHGESGIEISNWFPHIARHVDRLAIIRSMWTTDSNHGAQTQFHSGRHMNDGDFPNLGAWVHYGLGSLNDNLPQYISIGNREYWNLKDGHYLGPAHDAVPLRVDPDNPLDFGRPQRPISDPARLVGIDLLNQLHAERMSESPYDAAIAARVASYELAFRMQQSVPEAVDFSQESDETKALYGLDLPHCRDFGMQMLAARRLVERGVRFIQVQHGAGGAGRWDAHGGLRANHEQNALAVDRPIGGLIEDLSRRGLLDETLVVFATEFGRTPGSQGSDGRDHHIFGFSVWMAGGGIKGGIVHGATDEIGFHAVEDRHYVTDIHATILKQLGLDSRKLELPGRKRLEIDHGSPIDAILA; from the coding sequence ATGATTCACTTGCCTCAGCGCTCAGGACGGCTCGCGGCTTCGGGGCTCTCGGTGCCGTCGCGGAGGACATTCCTCTCAGGCTTCGCCTCGCTTGCGGTCGGAGCCATGTTGCACCGCGACGGTGTGGCTCGCGATGGTGCTTGGGCACCTCCTGATGGGAAACCGCACTTCCCGCCGAAGGCCAGGAGCGTGATCTGGCTGTTCATGAACGGCGGAGTCAGTCACATGGAGAGCTTCGATCCGAAGCCGATGCTGACCCGCTACGGCGGCAAGACGATTGCCGAGACGCCGTTCGCCGATGCGCAGGACCCGGAGAAACTGGCCCTCGAACGCCTGGTCGTGCCCGACGGGAACGGGAACCAGAGAAACACGCTTTACCCCCTTCAGATCGGCTTTCGCAAACACGGCGAGAGTGGGATCGAGATCAGTAACTGGTTCCCTCACATCGCCCGGCACGTGGATCGGCTCGCCATCATCCGATCCATGTGGACGACCGACAGCAACCACGGCGCCCAGACGCAATTCCACTCGGGCCGGCACATGAACGACGGCGACTTCCCGAATCTTGGGGCCTGGGTCCACTACGGGCTGGGTTCGCTCAACGACAACTTGCCGCAGTACATTTCCATCGGCAATCGTGAATACTGGAACCTGAAGGATGGACACTACCTCGGACCGGCTCACGACGCCGTCCCCTTGCGGGTCGACCCGGACAACCCGCTCGATTTCGGCCGACCGCAACGCCCAATCTCAGACCCGGCCCGATTAGTCGGCATTGACTTGCTCAATCAGCTTCATGCGGAGCGGATGTCGGAATCGCCTTACGATGCAGCCATCGCCGCTCGGGTGGCTTCGTACGAGCTGGCCTTCCGAATGCAGCAGTCGGTGCCCGAGGCGGTCGACTTCTCGCAGGAGTCGGACGAAACAAAGGCCCTTTATGGGCTCGACCTGCCGCACTGCCGCGACTTCGGCATGCAGATGCTGGCGGCCCGTCGGCTGGTTGAGCGCGGGGTCCGGTTCATCCAGGTCCAGCACGGGGCTGGAGGGGCTGGACGCTGGGACGCCCACGGGGGCCTTCGGGCGAACCACGAGCAGAACGCTCTGGCGGTCGATCGCCCAATCGGCGGCCTGATCGAAGACCTGAGCCGGCGCGGGCTTCTCGATGAAACCCTGGTCGTGTTCGCCACCGAGTTCGGCCGCACACCCGGCTCCCAGGGGTCCGACGGCCGCGACCACCACATCTTCGGCTTCAGTGTCTGGATGGCCGGTGGCGGCATCAAGGGGGGTATCGTACACGGCGCCACCGACGAGATTGGCTTCCACGCCGTCGAAGACCGCCACTACGTCACCGACATTCACGCCACCATCCTCAAACAACTGGGCCTCGACTCTAGGAAACTGGAGCTGCCCGGACGCAAGCGGTTGGAGATCGATCATGGATCCCCGATCGACGCCATACTTGCATAA
- a CDS encoding GntR family transcriptional regulator, protein MLLLGLIPGDERAIYAQIADRVRFAVASGALRPGDLVPSVRELAKQLLVNPNTVARAYRDLQAEGLLDAVRGTGLSVTAEAPERCQAARRAYVRDRLRAAIDEARRSGLDPSEIEVILREQWQASGVADNHEGAES, encoded by the coding sequence ATGCTCTTACTCGGCCTGATACCGGGAGATGAGCGGGCGATCTACGCCCAGATTGCCGATCGAGTGCGGTTTGCAGTGGCGTCGGGGGCCTTGCGACCGGGGGACCTGGTCCCTTCGGTGCGCGAGCTGGCGAAGCAGCTTTTAGTCAATCCGAACACGGTCGCGCGTGCTTATCGGGATCTTCAGGCTGAGGGTCTGCTCGATGCGGTTCGAGGGACCGGGCTGAGCGTGACCGCCGAGGCTCCCGAACGTTGCCAGGCGGCCCGCCGAGCCTACGTTCGCGATCGCCTCCGCGCGGCGATTGACGAGGCGAGACGCAGCGGGCTCGACCCATCGGAAATTGAAGTCATCTTGCGGGAGCAGTGGCAGGCGTCCGGTGTCGCGGACAATCACGAAGGGGCAGAATCATGA
- a CDS encoding PSD1 and planctomycete cytochrome C domain-containing protein, giving the protein MIRISSSTFLVLMICGAIDGGPSARADDVYLTRIKPLLRERCYSCHGALKQEAGLRLDTVDLMVQGGDAGPVVVSGSADESELLARVSTDDPFDRMPPEHEGELFTDEQVSLLRDWILAGAPAPPDEAPERDPAEHWAFQAIVRPPVPEVEGATNPIDAFIAWKHDDLGLVPQGEADRLLLLRRLSIDLIGLPPTLEEITEAQSDPSPEWYDRTVDRLLNDPRHGERWARHWMDIWRYSDWWGLGEQLRNSQPHIWHWRDWIVESLNADLPYDEMVRSMLAADELYPNDLDRLRASGFLARNYFLFNRHQWMDETVEHVSKAFLGLTTNCAKCHDHKYDPISQADYYRLRAFFEPYHVRLDVLPGEADLAHDGIPRAFDGLLEAPTYRFIRGEESNPDTSTPLSPNLPEVLRFKPLEIEPVDLPVEAWQPERRPWVAEAYRLAALETLKTAEDRLATARASFDASRQDDSGAAEASPGDPSTPDSASEEARLALLLAERNRDAAEAELRSVELRIGALQVSWERDNRAEAEGDEAAALAEQALASAREAARAEREAKAAQARLALAEAELRLARAAETDRDAAGKAVETARAALDEAIKATEEPGDQFTPLIGARWTPTRFLNSGQDDPTIAFPPQSTGRRKALGDWITDPRNPLTARVAVNHVWTRHFGTPLVPTVFDFGRNGQPPTHPDLLDWLAAELIDHDWSLKHLHRLIVQSAAYRRSSSMTDAEENLAIDPDNRFLWRRTPIRIESQVVRDTVLSLAGTLDPSLGGTPVPRADQDESSRRSLYFVHSNNERNLFLTMFDEALVKECYRRQQSIVPQQALALSNSRLVLDASPLISARIIEAITVKGHQADEDGAFLRLAFMMVLGSEPSPAEAAASLRAIDEWKNLSEESNQQNSGAFARDQLIWVLLNHNDFVTLR; this is encoded by the coding sequence ATGATTCGTATCAGCAGTTCCACTTTCCTTGTCTTGATGATTTGCGGGGCCATCGATGGGGGGCCCTCGGCTCGGGCAGACGACGTCTACCTGACCCGGATCAAGCCCTTGCTCCGGGAGCGTTGCTACTCCTGCCACGGCGCCCTGAAGCAAGAAGCCGGGTTGCGGCTCGACACGGTCGATTTGATGGTCCAGGGTGGCGACGCCGGCCCCGTGGTCGTTTCGGGCAGCGCCGACGAGAGCGAGCTGCTGGCCCGAGTCTCGACCGACGACCCCTTCGACCGCATGCCTCCCGAACACGAGGGGGAGCTGTTCACCGACGAGCAGGTGAGCTTGCTCCGCGACTGGATTCTCGCCGGGGCCCCTGCCCCTCCGGACGAAGCCCCCGAGCGCGACCCCGCCGAGCACTGGGCCTTCCAGGCGATCGTTCGACCTCCCGTCCCCGAGGTCGAAGGGGCGACCAACCCGATTGATGCGTTCATCGCCTGGAAGCACGATGACCTTGGACTGGTTCCCCAGGGAGAGGCCGACCGTCTGCTCCTGCTCCGTCGCCTCTCGATCGACCTGATCGGCCTGCCGCCGACCCTGGAGGAAATCACCGAAGCACAGAGCGACCCCTCGCCCGAGTGGTACGATCGCACCGTCGATCGCCTGCTCAACGACCCTCGCCACGGCGAGCGCTGGGCGCGGCACTGGATGGACATCTGGCGATACAGTGATTGGTGGGGGCTGGGCGAGCAGTTGCGCAACAGCCAGCCGCACATCTGGCACTGGCGCGACTGGATCGTCGAGTCCCTCAACGCCGACCTGCCGTACGACGAGATGGTCCGGTCGATGCTCGCCGCCGACGAGCTGTACCCGAACGACCTCGACCGCCTGCGGGCCTCGGGCTTCCTCGCACGCAACTACTTCCTGTTCAATCGGCATCAGTGGATGGATGAGACGGTTGAGCATGTGTCGAAAGCCTTCCTTGGCCTGACCACGAACTGTGCCAAGTGCCACGACCACAAGTACGACCCCATCTCGCAGGCCGACTATTACCGCTTGCGGGCCTTCTTCGAACCGTATCACGTGCGGCTCGATGTCCTGCCGGGCGAGGCAGACCTTGCCCACGACGGCATTCCGCGTGCCTTCGATGGGCTCCTGGAGGCACCCACCTATCGGTTCATCCGGGGCGAGGAGAGCAACCCCGACACCTCCACCCCCCTCTCCCCGAACCTGCCCGAGGTCTTGCGGTTCAAGCCCTTGGAGATCGAGCCCGTGGATCTGCCGGTCGAGGCCTGGCAGCCGGAGCGCCGACCCTGGGTGGCCGAGGCCTACCGCCTCGCTGCCCTTGAAACCCTGAAGACCGCCGAGGACCGCCTAGCGACCGCTCGGGCCTCGTTCGACGCCTCGCGCCAGGACGACTCGGGGGCGGCCGAAGCCTCCCCTGGCGATCCCTCGACCCCCGACTCGGCTTCTGAGGAGGCTCGCCTTGCCCTCCTCCTGGCCGAACGAAATCGGGATGCGGCCGAGGCCGAGTTGCGGAGCGTCGAGCTGCGGATCGGGGCCTTGCAGGTGTCCTGGGAACGGGACAATCGGGCCGAAGCCGAGGGGGACGAGGCTGCCGCCCTGGCCGAGCAGGCCCTCGCCTCAGCTCGCGAGGCCGCTCGGGCCGAACGCGAGGCGAAGGCCGCTCAGGCCCGGCTCGCTCTGGCCGAGGCCGAGCTGCGCCTGGCTCGCGCCGCCGAGACCGATCGAGACGCCGCCGGCAAGGCGGTGGAGACGGCCCGCGCGGCCCTCGACGAGGCCATCAAGGCAACCGAGGAACCGGGCGACCAGTTCACCCCGTTGATCGGGGCACGCTGGACCCCCACGCGGTTCCTGAACTCGGGCCAGGACGATCCAACCATTGCCTTCCCGCCCCAGAGTACCGGCCGTCGCAAGGCCCTGGGGGATTGGATCACCGACCCTCGCAATCCCTTGACGGCTCGGGTGGCCGTCAACCATGTCTGGACCCGGCACTTCGGCACGCCGCTTGTGCCGACCGTCTTCGACTTCGGTCGCAACGGCCAGCCGCCGACCCATCCGGATCTGCTCGACTGGCTGGCCGCTGAGTTGATTGACCATGATTGGAGTCTCAAGCATCTTCATCGGTTGATTGTACAGTCAGCGGCCTACCGGCGTTCGTCTTCGATGACTGATGCGGAGGAGAACCTTGCGATTGACCCCGACAACCGATTCCTCTGGCGTCGGACCCCGATCCGGATCGAGTCTCAGGTGGTCCGTGATACGGTCCTGAGCCTGGCAGGCACGCTCGATCCAAGCCTCGGAGGCACCCCGGTTCCGAGGGCCGATCAGGACGAGTCGAGCCGCCGCAGCCTCTACTTTGTCCACTCGAACAACGAGCGGAATCTGTTCTTGACCATGTTCGATGAGGCGCTCGTCAAGGAATGCTACCGGAGGCAACAAAGCATCGTCCCGCAGCAGGCTCTTGCACTCAGCAACAGTCGCCTGGTTCTGGATGCGTCTCCCCTGATCAGCGCTCGGATCATCGAGGCCATCACCGTGAAGGGACACCAGGCCGACGAGGACGGGGCATTCCTCCGCCTGGCTTTCATGATGGTCCTGGGAAGCGAGCCGAGCCCTGCCGAAGCTGCCGCGAGTCTGCGAGCGATCGACGAATGGAAGAACCTCTCCGAGGAATCAAATCAACAAAACTCTGGTGCGTTTGCACGTGATCAGTTGATCTGGGTGCTCCTAAATCATAATGACTTCGTGACCCTTCGCTGA
- a CDS encoding GDSL-type esterase/lipase family protein yields MFRSRSYLFVSIVLVLGTGTASAESPSSSPEASRIIALGDSITKGVRAGVSADEAFIAQIEKELNDAGFSVDGINLGIGGERTDQALARLDELIDLRPRVVTVMYGTNDSYVDEGATVSRLSLEEFTDNLRTIVTRLLLHGIEPVLMTEPRWADDASPDGLGRNPNLQLEPYIRACRQVASETGIPLVDHFAHWTEARANGQNLRDWTTDGLHPNPRGHQELAKLMIPVLERLLEPPPIIPFETELQTVLEHDDGQFLWYHPRATPLPTSDDPNQPNVLITLQQHLHTSDHYSGLSMLTRTDQGRDWTGPISVKELDWVREPEGVDVAVADVTPMLHPPSGKVIAVGAQVRYSAAGQQLEDRPRAHQTAFAVFDPKSRKWTRWQRLEMPADPLFNFARSACAQFVIEENGSVLLPFYIGRSASEPFGVTVARCSFDGETLTYEEHGNILALDVARGLYEPSLIRCDDRYYLTLRNDLKGYVSVSPDGLNFRPAKAWTFDDGTDLGSYNTQQHWLSHQDGLFLVYTRRGANNDHIMRHRAPLFLAQVDPDLLQVIRSTERVIIPERGGELGNFGASTINDHESWVTVSEGVWNEDARRRGATGALFIGRVLWGNPPSDSGSP; encoded by the coding sequence ATGTTTCGATCCAGAAGTTATCTGTTCGTCTCCATCGTGCTCGTTCTCGGCACGGGCACCGCCTCAGCGGAATCGCCTTCATCTTCTCCCGAAGCAAGTCGGATCATCGCCCTCGGTGACTCCATCACGAAGGGTGTTCGAGCGGGGGTCTCGGCAGACGAAGCCTTCATCGCACAGATCGAGAAAGAACTAAATGATGCTGGGTTTTCGGTCGATGGAATTAACCTCGGCATCGGTGGTGAACGCACGGATCAGGCCCTTGCTCGGCTCGACGAGTTGATTGACTTGCGCCCTCGGGTCGTGACCGTGATGTATGGGACGAACGACAGCTACGTCGACGAAGGGGCGACGGTGAGTCGCCTTTCGCTTGAAGAGTTCACCGACAATCTGCGAACGATCGTCACACGACTCTTGCTGCACGGGATCGAGCCAGTCCTGATGACGGAACCTCGATGGGCGGACGACGCCTCACCGGACGGCCTTGGTCGAAACCCGAACCTGCAACTGGAACCGTATATCAGAGCATGTCGACAGGTTGCTTCCGAGACCGGCATTCCCCTTGTCGATCACTTCGCCCACTGGACCGAGGCTCGAGCCAACGGTCAGAACCTTCGTGACTGGACGACCGATGGTCTTCACCCCAACCCTCGCGGTCATCAAGAGCTTGCAAAACTCATGATCCCTGTGTTGGAACGGTTGCTTGAGCCTCCCCCAATCATTCCCTTCGAAACCGAACTTCAAACCGTTTTGGAGCACGACGACGGCCAGTTCCTCTGGTACCACCCAAGGGCGACCCCGTTGCCCACGTCAGATGATCCAAACCAACCGAACGTCCTCATAACCTTACAACAGCACCTTCACACTTCAGACCATTACTCCGGCCTCAGCATGCTTACTCGCACTGACCAAGGCCGGGACTGGACCGGCCCCATTTCTGTCAAGGAACTTGACTGGGTCCGCGAGCCGGAAGGGGTTGATGTGGCCGTCGCCGATGTGACACCCATGCTTCATCCGCCTTCGGGCAAGGTGATCGCCGTTGGTGCCCAGGTCCGCTACAGCGCCGCAGGCCAACAGCTTGAAGACCGCCCCCGAGCCCACCAAACCGCCTTTGCTGTCTTCGATCCCAAATCTCGCAAGTGGACCCGGTGGCAACGCCTGGAGATGCCCGCCGACCCCCTGTTCAACTTTGCCCGCAGCGCCTGTGCGCAGTTCGTGATCGAGGAGAATGGGTCGGTTCTCCTGCCGTTTTACATTGGCAGATCCGCGAGCGAGCCCTTCGGAGTCACCGTCGCCCGATGCTCGTTTGACGGAGAGACGCTCACCTACGAGGAACACGGCAACATCCTCGCACTTGATGTCGCTCGAGGACTCTACGAACCTTCCTTGATCCGCTGCGACGATCGCTACTACCTCACCCTGCGTAACGACCTAAAGGGTTATGTCAGCGTTAGTCCCGACGGCCTGAACTTCCGACCCGCCAAGGCCTGGACCTTTGACGACGGCACCGACCTCGGCAGCTACAACACGCAACAGCACTGGCTCTCGCACCAGGACGGCCTGTTCCTCGTATATACGCGTCGCGGGGCGAACAACGACCACATCATGCGACACCGCGCTCCACTGTTTCTTGCTCAGGTTGATCCGGATCTGCTCCAGGTCATTCGAAGCACGGAGCGCGTGATCATTCCCGAACGGGGTGGTGAACTCGGAAATTTTGGAGCGTCGACGATCAATGATCACGAGTCCTGGGTCACGGTCTCCGAAGGCGTCTGGAACGAGGACGCTCGACGTCGAGGGGCCACCGGAGCCCTATTCATTGGCAGAGTCCTCTGGGGTAATCCGCCCTCCGATTCAGGCTCACCATAA
- a CDS encoding neutral/alkaline non-lysosomal ceramidase N-terminal domain-containing protein encodes MMHLAGVRNGMSVTLGSGWRWGLCYLMIAILGQQSSANDSEGPPNFWKAGVARIVITPEEDVWLAGYGSKRVPDGKLHELWAKAVCLEDADGNQAVLITSDFQGIPKGMSDRVFDRLKEQFGLDREQVMLTFSHNHCGPRLGEDLVDYYPVEEEQVALVNQYTEKMVETIVKLVDESIQSLGPAVLSTGESSATFAVNRRNNVEAEVPSLMARGEPLAGPVDHSVPVLTVDRPDGSRAAILFGYACHPTTLSFTTWCGDYPGFAQLELERLSPGTTAMFVNTCGGDQNPLPRRSVELCERYGKELARAVEKALQQPMTPIAPILRTAFEMVDLPYLEVVTQDQLSARLNDSNAILARWAARLLAKLEAGESFEPSYPYPVHAWRIGQDTLMIGMGAETVVDYALRFKREYGSNTWVCGYVDDMIAYIPSRRVWEEGGYEGGSYLYEYGRPAFRWAGDIEDRIAATVDRLVRQVRN; translated from the coding sequence ATGATGCATCTCGCTGGTGTTCGTAACGGAATGAGCGTAACGCTGGGATCAGGGTGGCGTTGGGGTCTGTGCTACTTGATGATCGCAATCCTGGGCCAACAGTCGTCAGCCAATGATTCGGAAGGCCCCCCCAACTTCTGGAAAGCCGGAGTTGCTCGGATAGTGATCACGCCAGAGGAGGACGTCTGGCTTGCCGGTTACGGCAGCAAGCGAGTTCCCGACGGGAAACTGCATGAGTTGTGGGCCAAGGCGGTCTGCCTGGAGGATGCCGACGGAAATCAAGCCGTGCTCATCACCTCTGACTTTCAAGGGATACCGAAAGGGATGAGCGACCGAGTGTTCGATCGCCTAAAGGAACAATTCGGTCTTGATCGGGAGCAGGTCATGCTCACGTTTTCGCATAACCATTGTGGTCCTCGACTGGGAGAGGATCTGGTGGATTACTATCCGGTTGAGGAGGAACAGGTTGCGCTGGTTAACCAATACACGGAGAAAATGGTTGAAACGATTGTCAAACTTGTGGATGAGTCAATCCAATCACTTGGCCCGGCAGTGTTGAGCACAGGAGAAAGCTCAGCAACCTTCGCAGTGAACCGACGAAACAACGTGGAAGCGGAGGTCCCCTCACTCATGGCTCGGGGAGAACCTCTGGCCGGACCGGTTGATCATTCGGTACCCGTGTTGACCGTCGATCGACCCGATGGATCTCGGGCCGCCATCCTGTTCGGCTACGCCTGTCATCCGACAACCTTGAGCTTCACAACCTGGTGCGGCGATTATCCCGGTTTCGCTCAGCTTGAGCTGGAACGATTATCTCCGGGAACCACTGCAATGTTCGTCAATACGTGCGGGGGGGATCAGAACCCCCTGCCCCGTCGATCGGTCGAGCTGTGCGAACGCTACGGCAAGGAACTTGCCAGGGCAGTAGAGAAGGCTCTTCAGCAACCGATGACTCCCATTGCTCCGATACTTCGCACGGCCTTTGAGATGGTCGATCTGCCCTATCTGGAGGTCGTGACCCAAGATCAATTGAGCGCGCGATTGAACGATTCGAATGCGATCCTTGCTCGCTGGGCGGCGCGGTTGCTTGCCAAACTTGAAGCGGGGGAATCGTTTGAACCGTCGTATCCTTACCCGGTGCATGCCTGGCGGATTGGTCAGGATACGCTGATGATTGGAATGGGGGCGGAAACGGTGGTCGATTATGCCCTTCGGTTCAAGCGGGAGTATGGCTCAAACACTTGGGTTTGTGGGTACGTTGATGACATGATCGCTTATATCCCGTCGCGACGTGTCTGGGAAGAAGGCGGCTATGAGGGCGGATCGTATCTTTATGAGTACGGGCGTCCTGCGTTCCGCTGGGCAGGCGATATCGAGGATCGCATCGCGGCAACCGTGGATCGGCTTGTTCGTCAGGTGCGTAACTGA
- a CDS encoding ABC transporter ATP-binding protein, with protein sequence MTQHDAAIRIDQLVKRFRGVTAVDGLSLDVPEGSVFGLLGENGAGKTTTIQVLLGLLAPDDGQTRVLGLDPSRDGLTVRRRVGYVPEVPALYDWMTPAEIGWFAAGFHTEGPGGSVGYESRFNDLIRGFALPPTRKIKTLSKGMRAKVSLSLALAGDPGLLILDEPTSGLDVMVRREFLEQMVDLAGSGRTVLLSSHQLAEVERVASHIALIHGGKLLLAEPLDLLRSRTFLLALTFSDRDHPTAPPGHLPMELIDATDAPRQAHWLVRARDRAACEAIRALPGIEAVEIEVPTLEDIYLGYMRSRRPAPSGPPSEVSVA encoded by the coding sequence ATGACTCAACACGATGCGGCCATTCGAATCGACCAGTTAGTCAAGCGATTCCGAGGGGTGACGGCGGTCGATGGCCTCTCGCTCGACGTGCCCGAAGGCTCCGTGTTCGGCCTGCTCGGCGAGAACGGCGCGGGCAAGACCACGACGATTCAGGTCCTGCTCGGCCTGCTCGCCCCTGACGACGGCCAGACCCGCGTGCTGGGCCTCGACCCGAGCCGGGACGGGCTGACCGTCCGTCGCCGCGTCGGCTATGTGCCCGAGGTCCCGGCCCTTTACGACTGGATGACGCCCGCCGAGATCGGCTGGTTCGCTGCCGGGTTCCACACCGAAGGCCCCGGCGGATCGGTCGGGTATGAGTCGCGGTTCAACGACCTGATCCGGGGATTCGCCCTGCCCCCAACTCGCAAAATCAAGACCTTGTCCAAGGGAATGCGGGCCAAGGTCAGCCTCTCGCTCGCCCTGGCGGGCGATCCGGGGTTGTTGATCCTTGATGAACCAACCTCGGGCCTTGATGTGATGGTCCGGCGCGAGTTTCTGGAGCAGATGGTGGACCTGGCCGGCTCGGGCCGCACGGTGTTGCTCTCAAGCCATCAGCTTGCGGAGGTCGAGCGCGTGGCGAGTCACATCGCCCTGATCCACGGCGGGAAGCTGCTCCTTGCCGAGCCGCTTGATCTCCTCCGGTCGCGGACGTTTTTACTTGCGCTCACCTTTTCCGACCGCGACCATCCGACCGCGCCTCCCGGTCACCTGCCCATGGAATTGATCGACGCCACCGATGCCCCTCGACAGGCCCACTGGCTCGTCCGGGCCCGCGACCGGGCCGCGTGCGAGGCGATTCGAGCCCTGCCGGGCATCGAGGCGGTCGAGATCGAAGTCCCCACGCTCGAAGACATCTATCTCGGTTACATGCGCTCGCGTCGGCCGGCCCCTTCCGGCCCCCCGTCCGAAGTTTCCGTGGCGTGA